The following proteins are co-located in the Triticum aestivum cultivar Chinese Spring chromosome 1A, IWGSC CS RefSeq v2.1, whole genome shotgun sequence genome:
- the LOC123069579 gene encoding Bowman-Birk type trypsin inhibitor-like — protein sequence MRPQVLLLALAVLAVLAALPLAHGQGASPWPCCDKCGVCTKSIPPQCRCQDVSPTGCNTACKSCVRSTAGFQCADSITNFCERRCTAAA from the exons ATGAGGCCTCAGGTGCTGCTCCTCGCGTTGGCCGTCCTCGCCGTCCTCGCAGCTCTGCCCCTCGCACATGGCCAAG GGGCGAGCCCGTGGCCTTGCTGCGACAAGTGCGGCGTGTGCACCAAGTCCATTCCGCCACAGTGCAGGTGCCAGGACGTGTCGCCGACCGGGTGCAACACGGCCTGCAAGAGCTGCGTCAGGTCCACCGCTGGCTTCCAATGCGCAGATAGCATCACCAACTTCTGCGAGCGCCGCTGCACAGCGGCGGCGTGA